One window from the genome of Immundisolibacter sp. encodes:
- the fliD gene encoding flagellar filament capping protein FliD, whose amino-acid sequence MPTLVSGGIGSGLDVGGLVSRLIEAERTPTETRLAVQEAGLQAKLSGFGLLRGALDKLKSALDGLNSATLLSATRASSSDDTQIIASADATASTGSYAVEVSALAKAQKLASGAFAGADTVVGTGTLTLSLAGKSASITIDDSNKTLAGIRDAINAARTTDGQPLGVSATLVTSTGGVEPAGTYLVLTSAKTGQASTISLTQAGGDGGLAALQYQTGGPANGLTEKEPPGDAIVKIDGFTYQSAGNTVSGAVTGVTLTLKATTTAPVTLTVAADTGGVKPKLQALVDAYNGLRAVLKEQGGYDAAAKKGGVLIGDPALRGVEQQLRRVLADPVPGASGAAKLAGDIGLSVDGSGTLKLDSAKFDALLSGDRGALAGVLQGDDGLVARLSGVVDGYLSTSGGIIKARTDGLNRRLSDIGDQRDDLTARLDGLQKRYLAQFNALDGLLAQIQSTGNFLTQQLASLPGVGSADK is encoded by the coding sequence ATGCCGACGTTGGTTTCGGGCGGTATCGGCTCCGGCCTTGATGTGGGCGGCCTGGTATCACGATTGATCGAGGCCGAGCGCACGCCGACCGAAACCCGCCTGGCGGTGCAGGAGGCCGGTCTGCAGGCCAAGCTGTCCGGCTTTGGCCTGCTGCGCGGCGCGCTCGACAAGCTCAAATCGGCCCTGGACGGGCTGAATTCGGCGACCCTGCTGAGCGCCACCCGGGCGAGCTCGAGCGACGACACGCAGATCATCGCCAGCGCTGACGCTACCGCCAGCACCGGCAGCTATGCGGTCGAGGTGTCGGCGCTGGCCAAGGCGCAAAAGCTCGCATCGGGTGCCTTTGCCGGTGCCGACACGGTGGTCGGCACCGGCACGCTGACGCTGTCCCTGGCCGGCAAAAGCGCCAGCATCACCATCGACGACAGCAACAAGACCCTGGCCGGCATCCGCGACGCCATCAACGCTGCCCGTACAACCGACGGCCAGCCGCTGGGTGTGTCCGCCACGCTGGTGACCAGCACCGGCGGCGTCGAACCGGCCGGAACCTACCTGGTGCTGACCTCCGCCAAGACCGGCCAGGCCAGCACCATCAGCCTGACCCAGGCCGGCGGCGACGGCGGGCTGGCGGCGCTGCAGTACCAGACCGGCGGGCCCGCCAACGGGCTGACCGAAAAGGAGCCGCCCGGCGACGCGATCGTCAAGATCGACGGCTTCACCTACCAGAGCGCAGGCAACACGGTCAGCGGCGCCGTCACCGGCGTGACCCTGACCCTGAAGGCAACCACCACGGCGCCAGTGACGCTGACCGTCGCCGCCGACACCGGCGGCGTCAAGCCCAAGTTGCAGGCGCTGGTGGATGCCTACAACGGCCTGCGCGCCGTGCTCAAGGAGCAGGGCGGTTACGACGCCGCCGCCAAGAAGGGCGGTGTGCTGATCGGCGACCCGGCCTTGCGCGGCGTGGAGCAGCAGCTGCGCCGGGTGCTCGCCGATCCGGTGCCGGGTGCCAGCGGGGCGGCAAAATTGGCTGGCGACATCGGCCTGTCCGTGGACGGCAGCGGCACGCTCAAGCTCGACAGCGCAAAGTTCGACGCCCTGCTCAGCGGCGACCGCGGCGCGCTGGCCGGCGTGTTGCAGGGCGACGATGGCCTGGTCGCGCGTCTGTCGGGCGTGGTGGACGGGTATCTGAGTACCTCCGGCGGCATCATCAAGGCCCGCACCGATGGTCTGAACCGGCGTTTGAGCGACATCGGCGACCAGCGCGACGACCTGACGGCGCGCCTCGATGGGCTGCAGAAGCGCTATCTGGCGCAGTTCAACGCGCTCGACGGACTGCTGGCGCAGATTCAATCCACCGGAAATTTCCTCACCCAGCAACTTGCCTCTTTACCCGGCGTCGGATCGGCCGATAAGTAG
- a CDS encoding flagellar protein FlaG, whose translation MDVNFDPGMRPPVTVPTTAVAQIAASAAQQVAAPVQAGLGRQQSFGRDEPGADPHAPQPADLGEAVARLQDHVQTLHRELHFRVDEVTGQTVVRVVDVDTGELVRQMPSQEALDTLQTIETLQAGSGLLLREQA comes from the coding sequence ATGGACGTGAATTTCGATCCAGGTATGCGCCCGCCGGTGACAGTGCCGACCACTGCGGTGGCCCAGATCGCCGCGTCGGCCGCGCAGCAGGTGGCGGCGCCGGTGCAAGCCGGCCTGGGCCGGCAGCAGTCATTCGGTCGGGACGAGCCTGGTGCCGACCCGCACGCGCCGCAGCCGGCGGATCTGGGCGAAGCGGTGGCGCGCTTGCAGGACCACGTACAGACGCTGCATCGGGAGCTGCATTTCCGGGTCGACGAAGTCACCGGCCAGACCGTGGTACGGGTGGTGGATGTCGATACCGGCGAGCTGGTGCGCCAGATGCCGAGCCAGGAAGCGCTCGATACCTTGCAGACCATAGAAACCCTGCAAGCCGGCAGCGGCCTGCTGCTGCGCGAGCAGGCGTAA
- a CDS encoding flagellin, with protein MPQVVNSNIDALNTQRNLNRSQGDLSISLQRLSSGLRINSAKDDAAGLAISDRMTAQIRGLNQAVRNANDGISIAQVAEGALGEVTNALQRMRELAVQSANDTNSATDRASLQKEVSALSAEISRIATQTQFNGKNVLDGSFANGVFQVGAYAGQTISFGIGSAKASDIGSHLASSNANVGGTLTAAADVSGGNNVAAQNLTVSGTTGTASVAVAADATARDIAAGVNGASATTGVTATARTEATIASLGAAGTVTMTLFGSNTTGVAISANVVSTSDLGALAEAINAKTSTTGITAELSADKASIKMVSAEGYDIKVQDFDNSAATKTVSLAGVTLTGATATDSLVVGGKVSFNASTVFSVTTDTGTTVLSGTTVPSSLSSVGSASVATQTGASDALAVFDGALAFVDDLRAALGAVQNRFSSVVASSQATAENVSAARSRIQDADFAAETANLSRAQILQQAGTAMLAQANQQSQNVLSLLR; from the coding sequence ATGCCGCAAGTAGTTAACAGCAATATCGATGCCCTGAACACGCAGCGGAACCTGAACCGCAGCCAGGGTGACCTGTCGATTTCCCTGCAGCGCCTGTCGTCGGGCCTGCGTATCAACAGCGCCAAGGACGACGCCGCCGGTCTGGCCATCAGCGACCGCATGACGGCGCAGATTCGCGGTCTGAACCAGGCGGTGCGCAATGCCAATGACGGTATTTCCATCGCCCAGGTGGCGGAAGGCGCCCTCGGTGAGGTGACCAACGCCTTGCAGCGCATGCGCGAGCTGGCGGTCCAGTCGGCCAACGACACCAACAGCGCCACCGACCGCGCCTCGCTGCAGAAGGAGGTGTCCGCGCTGTCGGCGGAAATCTCGCGCATCGCCACGCAGACGCAGTTCAACGGCAAGAACGTGCTGGACGGTTCGTTTGCCAACGGCGTGTTCCAGGTCGGAGCCTATGCGGGCCAGACCATCAGCTTCGGCATTGGCAGCGCCAAGGCGAGCGACATCGGTTCGCACCTGGCCTCGAGCAATGCCAACGTCGGCGGGACTCTGACCGCAGCCGCCGATGTTTCGGGCGGGAACAACGTTGCCGCGCAAAATCTGACCGTGTCCGGCACGACCGGAACGGCGTCCGTGGCCGTGGCTGCCGACGCTACGGCGCGGGACATCGCTGCCGGCGTGAACGGCGCCAGCGCCACCACTGGCGTTACCGCCACTGCGCGTACCGAGGCCACCATCGCCTCGCTGGGTGCCGCCGGCACTGTGACGATGACCCTGTTCGGCTCGAATACGACGGGCGTAGCCATCTCGGCCAACGTGGTGAGCACCAGCGACCTGGGTGCTCTGGCAGAGGCCATCAATGCCAAGACATCCACGACCGGGATTACCGCCGAGCTGTCGGCCGACAAGGCGTCGATCAAAATGGTCAGCGCCGAGGGGTACGACATCAAGGTGCAGGATTTCGACAATTCGGCAGCGACCAAGACCGTGAGCCTGGCCGGCGTGACCCTGACCGGCGCCACCGCCACCGACAGTCTTGTCGTTGGCGGCAAGGTGTCGTTCAACGCGTCGACCGTGTTCAGTGTCACCACCGATACCGGTACCACGGTGCTTTCGGGGACCACTGTGCCCAGCTCCCTGTCTTCGGTTGGCAGCGCGAGCGTCGCCACTCAGACCGGTGCCAGTGATGCGCTGGCGGTGTTCGATGGCGCGCTGGCCTTCGTCGACGACCTGCGCGCCGCGCTGGGTGCGGTGCAGAACCGCTTCAGCTCGGTGGTTGCCAGCAGTCAGGCCACGGCGGAGAACGTCTCGGCGGCCCGCTCGCGCATCCAGGACGCCGACTTCGCGGCCGAGACGGCCAACCTGTCGCGCGCGCAGATCCTGCAGCAGGCCGGTACGGCGATGTTGGCGCAGGCCAACCAGCAGTCGCAGAACGTGCTCTCGCTGCTGCGGTAA
- the galE gene encoding UDP-glucose 4-epimerase GalE has translation MRVLVTGGAGYIGSHVTRQLVEAGHDVTVYDNLGTGFRWATLGAPLIEADLSDTARLDAALAAGRFEAVLHFAAHIVVPESVADPLKYYANNTRNTLGLLQALVRHGVRRLVFSSTAAVYGTPEHIPISESAPLLPINPYGASKLMSERMISDLAATGALDHVTLRYFNVAGADPGGRLGQATPAATHLIKVACELVCGRRERIDVFGTDYPTPDGTCVRDYIHVEDLARAHVLALDHLSAGGQSLTLNCGYGHGYSVREVLAAVERQHGKALAVRDTDRRPGDPAALVADSTRIRSALGWQPQYDDLDFIVRTALDWERSLPRAG, from the coding sequence ATGCGTGTGCTCGTCACCGGTGGCGCCGGCTATATCGGCAGCCACGTCACCCGGCAACTGGTCGAAGCCGGCCACGACGTGACCGTGTACGACAACCTCGGCACCGGCTTTCGCTGGGCCACGCTGGGCGCGCCGCTGATCGAGGCCGATCTTTCCGACACCGCCCGCCTGGACGCCGCGCTGGCGGCCGGTCGTTTCGAGGCGGTGCTGCACTTCGCCGCCCACATCGTGGTGCCCGAGTCGGTGGCCGACCCGCTCAAGTACTACGCCAACAACACCCGCAACACGCTCGGCCTGCTGCAGGCGCTGGTGCGCCACGGCGTGCGCCGGCTGGTGTTCTCGTCCACCGCCGCCGTGTACGGCACGCCGGAGCACATTCCGATCAGCGAAAGCGCGCCGCTGCTGCCGATCAATCCCTACGGCGCCTCCAAGCTGATGAGCGAGCGCATGATCAGCGACCTGGCCGCCACCGGCGCCCTGGACCACGTCACGCTGCGCTACTTCAACGTGGCCGGCGCCGACCCCGGCGGGCGTCTGGGGCAGGCCACGCCGGCCGCCACGCACCTAATCAAGGTGGCCTGCGAGCTGGTTTGCGGCAGGCGCGAGCGCATCGACGTGTTCGGCACCGACTACCCGACCCCGGACGGCACCTGCGTGCGCGACTACATCCACGTCGAGGACCTGGCGCGCGCCCACGTGCTGGCGCTGGACCACTTGTCTGCGGGTGGCCAGTCGCTGACCCTCAACTGCGGCTACGGCCACGGCTACAGCGTGCGCGAGGTGCTGGCGGCAGTCGAGCGGCAACATGGCAAGGCGCTCGCCGTGCGTGACACCGACCGCCGCCCCGGCGATCCGGCTGCCTTGGTGGCCGACAGCACCCGCATCCGCAGCGCGCTCGGCTGGCAGCCGCAGTACGACGACCTGGATTTCATCGTCCGCACCGCGCTCGATTGGGAGCGCAGCCTGCCGCGAGCCGGCTGA
- a CDS encoding HIRAN domain-containing protein, whose translation MALSLHPARLLARLPQLFVAEPDIPPLHLSLAGFQYHRAEGIWPFLRPGLELRLRREPWNRHDPLAVAVYYRREKLGYLPRTDNAAVARWLDQGRTLRASIAGLAEGGYSRGRVQLRVQLTHGAPVLS comes from the coding sequence ATGGCCCTATCGCTGCATCCTGCCCGTTTGCTCGCCCGCTTGCCGCAGCTGTTCGTAGCCGAGCCGGACATCCCGCCGCTGCACCTGTCGCTGGCCGGCTTCCAGTACCACCGCGCCGAGGGCATCTGGCCGTTCCTGCGGCCGGGCCTGGAACTGCGTCTGCGCCGCGAGCCCTGGAACCGCCACGATCCGCTGGCGGTGGCGGTGTACTACCGGCGCGAGAAGCTCGGCTACCTGCCGCGTACCGACAACGCCGCCGTCGCCCGCTGGCTGGACCAGGGCCGAACGCTGCGGGCGAGCATTGCCGGCCTGGCCGAAGGCGGCTACTCGCGTGGCCGGGTGCAGCTGCGCGTGCAATTGACCCACGGCGCGCCCGTACTGTCCTGA
- a CDS encoding DMT family transporter has translation MSRPFIARHPHLALVGLILIWGVGYPIMKIGLGYCPPLLFAGLRAVGGGLLLTGLALHHDGLPDLAGTWPALLVSALFNVLLFFGLSTLSVQLLPAGIASVVLYLQPIFIAGLAHLWLGERLTRTKMAGLMLGFGGVAAIMVHGMEGSLSPAGLAYGVGSAAAWALGTVAFKRAAPHSILWFIALPFLLGGLLIVASGLAIGERWTDIAWTPSFMLVLAYGAAVGLALSWTLWLALVAAGEASRMAGNTFLVPLVSVAAGTLFLGEPLSLMLAVGGAAVIGGVYLVNRGPVRSS, from the coding sequence GTGTCACGCCCCTTCATAGCCCGCCACCCGCACCTGGCCCTGGTCGGCTTGATCCTGATCTGGGGCGTCGGCTACCCGATCATGAAAATCGGCCTCGGTTACTGCCCGCCGCTGCTGTTCGCGGGGTTGCGGGCGGTCGGCGGCGGCCTGCTGCTGACCGGACTGGCCCTGCACCACGATGGTCTGCCCGATCTGGCCGGTACCTGGCCGGCGCTGCTGGTGAGCGCGCTGTTCAATGTGCTGCTGTTCTTCGGCCTGTCGACGCTGTCGGTGCAGTTGCTGCCAGCCGGCATCGCCTCGGTGGTGCTGTACCTGCAGCCGATCTTCATCGCCGGCCTGGCGCACCTGTGGCTGGGCGAGCGGCTGACGCGCACCAAAATGGCCGGCCTGATGCTCGGTTTCGGCGGCGTAGCGGCCATTATGGTGCATGGCATGGAAGGCTCCCTGTCGCCGGCCGGGCTGGCCTACGGCGTCGGCTCCGCGGCGGCCTGGGCACTGGGCACGGTGGCCTTCAAGCGTGCTGCGCCACACTCGATCCTGTGGTTCATCGCGCTGCCGTTCCTGCTCGGCGGCCTGTTGATCGTTGCCAGCGGGCTGGCAATCGGGGAACGCTGGACCGACATCGCCTGGACGCCGAGCTTCATGCTGGTGCTGGCCTACGGCGCGGCGGTCGGGCTGGCGCTGTCGTGGACGCTGTGGCTGGCGCTGGTGGCGGCCGGCGAGGCCTCGCGCATGGCCGGCAACACCTTCCTGGTGCCGCTGGTGTCGGTGGCCGCCGGCACGCTGTTTCTGGGTGAGCCGCTCAGCCTCATGCTGGCGGTCGGCGGCGCGGCGGTGATCGGCGGCGTGTACCTGGTCAACCGCGGGCCGGTACGCAGCAGCTAA
- a CDS encoding circularly permuted type 2 ATP-grasp protein — MRIDWNHYDPGSHFDELLAAPGQPRPAARGLTQYLRSLSDADLAARKAAAELAIVEMGITFTVYSEGQNIDRAWPFDIIPRVIPATEWTQVERGLRQRLTALNHFIDDIYGDQNIIRDKVFPAEVLAQSKNFRPQCVGVRPAYGVWAHICGSDLVRAADGTMYVLEDNLRVPSGVSYMLENRVVMKRVFPELFEAQTILPVDAYPTQLFDTLAAISPRPLDYPQVAVLTPGIYNSAYFEHAFLAQRMGAELVEGSDLTVGDDDCVYMHTIRGLQRVDVIYRRVDDLFLDPDVFNPDSQLGVPGLMRAWHKGTVALANAPGAGVADDKVVYAYVPDMIRYYLGEDAIIPNVPTFLCHEPKALDHVLANLDKLVVKPANESGGYGLLIGPHASRKERAEFAARLKADPRNYIAQPTLDLSTVPTLCDGRLEPRHVDLRPFVLQADRTNVTAGGLTRVALRKGSLVVNSSQGGGSKDTWIVAEADG, encoded by the coding sequence ATGCGCATCGACTGGAACCACTACGACCCCGGCTCGCATTTCGACGAACTGCTGGCGGCCCCCGGCCAGCCACGCCCCGCAGCGCGTGGCCTGACGCAGTACCTGCGCTCGCTGTCGGATGCCGACCTGGCCGCCCGCAAGGCGGCGGCGGAGCTGGCCATCGTCGAGATGGGCATTACCTTTACGGTCTACTCGGAGGGCCAGAACATCGATCGCGCCTGGCCGTTCGACATCATCCCGCGCGTCATCCCGGCCACCGAGTGGACGCAGGTCGAGCGCGGCCTGCGCCAGCGCCTGACGGCGCTGAACCATTTCATCGACGACATCTACGGCGACCAGAACATCATCCGCGACAAGGTGTTCCCGGCCGAAGTGCTGGCGCAGTCGAAAAATTTCCGCCCGCAGTGCGTGGGCGTGCGCCCGGCCTACGGCGTGTGGGCGCATATCTGCGGCAGCGATCTGGTGCGCGCCGCCGACGGCACGATGTACGTGCTGGAGGACAACCTGCGCGTGCCGTCCGGTGTGTCGTACATGCTCGAGAACCGCGTGGTGATGAAGCGCGTGTTCCCGGAGCTGTTCGAGGCGCAGACCATCCTGCCGGTGGACGCCTACCCGACGCAGCTGTTCGACACCCTGGCCGCCATCTCGCCGCGACCGCTGGACTACCCGCAGGTGGCGGTGCTCACGCCCGGCATCTACAACTCGGCCTACTTCGAGCACGCCTTCCTGGCCCAGCGCATGGGCGCCGAGCTGGTGGAGGGCAGCGACCTGACGGTCGGCGACGACGACTGCGTCTATATGCACACCATCCGCGGCCTGCAGCGGGTGGACGTGATCTACCGGCGCGTGGACGATCTGTTCCTGGACCCGGACGTGTTCAACCCGGACTCGCAGCTGGGCGTACCCGGCCTGATGCGCGCCTGGCACAAGGGCACCGTGGCGCTGGCCAACGCGCCCGGCGCCGGCGTGGCCGACGACAAGGTGGTGTATGCCTACGTGCCGGACATGATCCGCTACTACCTGGGCGAGGACGCCATCATTCCGAACGTGCCGACCTTCCTGTGCCACGAGCCCAAAGCCCTGGACCACGTGCTGGCCAATCTGGACAAGCTGGTGGTCAAGCCGGCCAACGAGTCCGGCGGTTATGGCCTGCTGATCGGCCCGCATGCCAGCCGCAAGGAGCGCGCCGAGTTCGCGGCGCGCCTGAAGGCCGACCCGCGCAACTACATCGCCCAGCCGACGCTGGACCTGAGCACCGTGCCGACGCTGTGCGACGGGCGCCTGGAGCCGCGCCACGTGGACCTGCGCCCGTTCGTCCTGCAGGCCGACCGGACGAACGTCACGGCCGGTGGCCTGACGCGGGTGGCATTGCGCAAGGGCTCGCTGGTGGTCAACTCCTCCCAGGGCGGCGGCAGCAAGGACACCTGGATCGTCGCCGAGGCCGACGGCTGA
- a CDS encoding alpha-E domain-containing protein, with amino-acid sequence MLSRVAERVYWMARYLERAENTARLVSVYANLLLDLPKGYTVGWHTLITITGIEESFRKHYEQADERSVVRFLLTDTANPSSVLSALAGARENVRTTRDLFPAEAWEAVNELHLFAREHAVGGVNRSQRHDYLAQIIHGCQQLAGLLAGTLSHDAAYDFVRLGRNLERADMTTRILDVGVATLQEQDDTAAPLLSTLWINVLRSLSAYQMYRRHVRASVNGRDVSAFLLGDAQFPRSVRYCVDELDAALRRLPRSEAPLHRIAHISRLLTETDPKAIDREALHGFIDDLQLELGQVHDAIAATWFPAPPPS; translated from the coding sequence ATGCTGTCGCGGGTCGCCGAGCGCGTGTACTGGATGGCGCGCTATCTGGAACGGGCCGAGAACACGGCGCGCCTGGTCAGCGTCTACGCCAACCTGCTGCTGGACCTGCCCAAGGGCTACACGGTCGGCTGGCACACGCTGATCACCATCACCGGCATCGAGGAGTCGTTTCGCAAGCACTACGAGCAGGCCGACGAGCGCAGCGTGGTGCGCTTCCTGCTGACCGACACGGCCAATCCGTCGTCGGTGCTGTCGGCCCTGGCCGGCGCCCGCGAGAACGTGCGCACCACGCGCGACCTGTTTCCGGCCGAGGCCTGGGAGGCGGTCAACGAACTGCACCTGTTCGCCCGCGAGCACGCGGTCGGCGGCGTCAACCGCAGCCAGCGGCACGACTATCTGGCGCAGATCATCCACGGCTGCCAGCAGCTGGCCGGCCTGCTGGCCGGCACGCTCAGCCACGACGCCGCCTACGACTTCGTGCGCCTGGGCCGCAACCTGGAGCGCGCCGACATGACCACGCGCATCCTCGACGTCGGCGTGGCGACGCTGCAGGAGCAGGACGACACCGCCGCGCCGCTGCTGTCGACGCTGTGGATCAACGTGCTGCGCTCGCTGTCAGCCTACCAGATGTACCGTCGTCACGTGCGGGCCTCGGTCAATGGCCGCGACGTGTCGGCCTTCCTGCTGGGCGATGCGCAGTTCCCGCGTTCGGTGCGCTACTGCGTGGACGAGCTGGACGCCGCCCTGCGCCGCCTGCCGCGCAGCGAAGCGCCGCTGCACCGGATCGCCCACATCAGCCGCCTGCTGACCGAAACAGACCCCAAAGCCATCGACCGGGAGGCGCTGCACGGCTTCATCGACGATCTGCAACTGGAACTGGGCCAGGTCCACGACGCCATCGCCGCGACCTGGTTCCCGGCCCCGCCGCCGAGCTGA